A window of Ruminiclostridium herbifermentans genomic DNA:
TCTGAAGGAATACTTGCATATATAAAAGCTGTTAGGTTTATTCATGCTTTGACAGGGGACAAGATTTATCTAGAACATATGAGGGATGCAATATGCTACGAATTCACATTTAAGTTCTGTTATAATTCTCCGATAAAAGTACCTCCACTCAGCAAGCTTAACTGGTCAAGCAGTGGCGGTAGTGTGACTTCAGTCTGCAATCCTCATATTCATCCTATGTCGAGCAATATTATAGACGAACTGCTGTATTATGTTCAGAACAGTGATGATGCTTATGTAAAGGACCGTTTAGAAGATACTGTTGATTGGAGTTGTCAGACTTACAATACGTTTGACAGAGAGTATGATTATGGGAAAAAAGGATGGATGTCAGAACGATTCTGCTATTCAGAAGGACTTCTAACGGAAAAATACAGGGATGGTTCTCTATCTAGTACCTGGTTTTGTCTTATGCCTTGGGCAATTGGTTCTATTTTAGACGGTCTTGCTGGTGATTATTGGGAGATTAAAGAATAGATTATTAGCTATGTACGTACCGTGGTCCAACTTGCTTTCAATTAACATGGAGCCATGATGGAGCTGGTAAGTATCACTTAGCAGCTGGTAGCTATAGCTATGCCGCTAGTGATACAGGTTATACCACTCAGTCTGATCAGACACTAAGCTTTTCCTCTAGTGACGTTACTACCGGTGATTAGTAGCTATAATACGTTTTTATAATAATAGATCATGTGCGGGCCTCGGTTAAAAGATAGAAGCCCGCGTATGAGACTATATTTTTTTCGGTTGTAAAAATATTTCTGATAAGCTTTCTGTATCGGTAACAGGGGACATACATGAAAAGTTCTGACAAACATATGCTGCAGCTTTTCCGGTGTATCCTCTGTATTCAGAGGCATATGGAGCAATTTTAATTAGTTCTGGGGTTATTTGCGATAGGGATACTGAAAATGGGTGGTATAAGCTATTATAGGTCTTAACCATGTTATCACATTCAGAACCTGCAAATACAACCTCTGAAGCTTTCTCTGTTGTTGCATAGAGATATCCGCATAACATGTAGGTATGTCCTATTGGCACTGCTTCAATGTCTGAACTAAAATACTCTATTATTGACTTTGCTTCCTTTTCAAATGAAGGTTGTCCCGTAAGTCTTGCTATACGCAACAGATTCATTACCGCTACTGAATTACCCGAAGGAATGGCACCATCATAACACTCCTTTGGACGTGAAATGAGTTTTTCGGAATCATGCCCATATTGGAATAAACCATATGCTGTGTTATCTTTAAATAGTTCTAGCATCCTCTTATTAAATTCTAATGCTTTTTCTAAATAAAAAGGCTTATATGTTGCTTCGTACAGTTCTAACAATCCCCAAACCAAGAATGCGTAATCCTCTAAATAGGCTAAAATAGCGGATTCACCATCTCTGAAGCGTGCTAATAATCTGCCATCACTTCGTACAAGTTTTTGAAGTATAAATTGAGCACATTTTTCGGCAGAAATAGTATATTTTTCTTCACCTAGAGCTTTTCCGCAGAAGGACATGGCGGCAAGCATCAGACCGTTCCAGGAAGTAAGGATTTTGTCATCTTTATGTGGATGTATACGTTTTTCCCTGTATTCAAAAAGCCTTTTTCGGCATAATTCTGAAAATGTTTTGTTAGCTTCAGATAAGGTTCCTGTTGCAATTAGATTGGGAATATTCTTGCCTTCAAAATTGCCTTTAGAAGTAATATCATATAGGCTGCAATATTCTATACCATCTTTTTCACCAAGTACATCTATAATTTCTTGCATAGTCCATACATAGAATTTACCTTCTACGCCTTCTGAATCAGCATCTTCAGCTGAGTAGAAACCACCCTCGCCAGATGTCATATCCCTTAAAATATATTCTAAAATTTGATGTGCTGTTTCAGAGTAACTGCTATTACCAGTGGCAAGGTATGCTTCGGCATATACTATAGCCAGTAAGGAATTGTCATACAGCATTTTTTCAAAATGGGGAACAAGCCACTTTCTATCAGTTGAGTATCTGCTGAAGCCAAATCCTACATGATCAAAAATACCGCCATTTTTCATGGATTCTAATGTTTTTTCTACCATTTCAAGAGCAAGAGTCTCTTTTTGAGAATACCAGTAGCGCAGCAGAAAAAGCAAATTGTGTGGTGTTGGGAATTTAGGTGCGTTGCTGAAGCCTCCATAATAGCTGTCATAGCTGCGCTTTAGCTGTGAAAAGGCGTGGTGAATTGTATTCATTGTAAGCTTTGCAGCTTCAGGTCTTCTATCAGCCTTTTGAACGGCCATTATTTCCTTAGTAGCATCTATAATTGTCTTCTTTTCATTTTGCCAAATATTATTAATAGTTTTTAGCAAGCTAATTAATCCCATCATGTTCATGCTGTCATCCTTGGGAAAGTATGTTCCAGCATAAAAGGGATGTTTCTCTGGAGTAAGAAACACGGTTAATGGCCATCCTCCTTGACCTGTTAATAGCTGGCATACAGACATATATATGCTGTCTATATCAGGGCGCTCTTCCCGGTCTACCTTTATGCATATAAAATCCCTATTTAGTACTCTAGCAACTTCCTCGTCCTCAAAGGATTCACGCTCCATTACATGACACCAGTGACAAGTAGACATTATACACCGCTAAGAATACCCAATAGATAGGAAAATAGGCTTATCTTCTGTAATTGCTCTTGAAAAAGCCTCAGCACCCCAAGGATACCAATCAACAGGATTATACGCATGTTGTAATAGGTAAGGGGACTTTTCATTAACCAATTTATTGGGTATTTTATTAGTTGTCATGGGCATCACCTCCTTGTTTATCAAAAAATTTATAACAGGACTAGTATCTTCATTTTTTAATAAACATATTCTTGTAATATTACATTTAAGGTATGCTCATAAGGATTAAAACGCATGATTTCCAGAGTTAAGCTTTATAAGAATATCTTTCGTTATTTAAACCTTTTACATATGCTATTTATCAAAATCATATAGAGTGTTTAATAATTTTTTTTGCTCTTCAAATACGTCATATTGTTCTGGTATATGTTTTTCGATAGTACCTATAGATTCAAGAACTATTCTTTTAACAGTATAGATGTCATTTCCATCTAATATAGCATTTCTTATAAATGTACTTGAAAAGTCTGTGGGAGTATACTTTCTTCCTACTATTTTTTTTGATAAATCAGATACTTTGGTACTAATATAATTTCTACTATAGTTGCTAAAAATTCTATCATATCTTTTCATAACTTTCGTTTGTGATTGAATATACTCATTAATTAAATCTACAAGGCTTTGCTTTAAAGGAATAAATACCTCCCCATCTTCTCCTGTATCAAAGTGAAGTGTAAATTGTGAATTGCATGTATTTATTTGGTGATTCGTAAGATTTTCTATGTATTGGCGACTTAGACCCGTATATATGAAAAAGCCTATTAAAAGCCTTTCAATTATTGGTTGACTTTTGTCTTTGGTATATTTAACAAACTTCAATATATCTTTATTATCTATATATACTATCCCATCTTTTTCCCTATTTGCTGGTATTTCAACACCTTTCATTACTTCTTTGGTAATGTCAGAATTATAAGTATATGTAAAAAAACCTTTACATGCACGATAATAGTTTAGATTATCACTTTTTAAGTTTTTTATAAAACTATCAATTTCAGAAAAAGTAATAGCTTTAAGAGGTTTATTTTGGTTACCTTCCAAATTCATATAGTCATTGAAAAATTTCATTATACGTGTTTTATAAAATGTTTTGCTATCTTTATTAGAAACTGTATCCAAATACTGATTAATAACTTTTGTCGCATCTTCCATATATTTATACAATTTTCATTCCTCCATTCAAAATTTTCCACACAAAGTAATTATATACTATAATTTCCTATAAGTATACATTGTGTCTGATAAACTAGTATAAAAAGCTAGGCATAGCAATATATACAATTACTTTATTTCAAATTTTGAATATTTATCACATCTAAAGGAATATCAATGTTATTAAGCGAACAAATGTTCTAAAAATACACAAACTGAAAGCATTGGTATTCCTACGTTGTAGAGGGTTCTAAAACAGTATGATTGTATTGTATGTATTAAATTGTTGATATTGCTGTATTGTATCGAAAGGATATACGATATAAGAATACAGTAACTCGACTGAATATTTAGAATTCTATTATCTATACAATGATATTTTAAAACAATTGGAAAAATTATTGCCTCCTGAATCTTCCGATTTAATTAATCAACTTGACGATATACAAGGGAATTACTTAGTTGGTTATCAAAAATATTTTTATAAACAGGGATTCTCAGATTGTAAGATGATGTTTAATTTATTGCATAAATAATCTTGGTACATTTTTATTTTTTTAGCTAAACATGAAATACACTGTTTGATTCATTAATGTTAGCTACTGCTGAGGTTATAGAAAAAATTGATGAAATCAATCCACAAGAAATAGCTATGAAAATAAAAGAGTTAAAAAAAGATGAAAGATTTACAAGATATGTTGGGTCAGCTAGTAGTAATCCAACCAGTATCACCAATAAAGTTAAAATTGCTAAAGAAGTACTTTACAATATCGGACAGGACAGGGTTAATGAAGAATGAATAGAGTTGTTGAGGAAATAATAGCCTGTAGAAACTGGAGAGTCAGAGAACTAGAATTACTAAAAAAACTAAAAGTTACTACTCTTTATTCTTTGGATGAAAGAACTAATGAGCAGTATCTGAAAATGTGTATACCTTATATATATGCACATTGGGAAGGTTTTATAGTTGAAAGTTTCCGATTAGTAATAGATTATATTAATGCAAAAGAAATAAAAGAAAATGAAATTATTAATGAACTATATGTCTTTTCTAACCAAACAGTATTTAAAAAATTATCTGGTAAACAGAGTTTTGAACAATGCTGTGAATTTTCAGAAAAAGTTATTAATAACTTAAATAAACCTGTTTACATAGATATAAATTTGTTATCGACAAAATCTAATTTAAAGTTTGAACAATTATGCGATATATTCTCTTGGTTTAAATTAGATATTACTGAATGTAAACAATTACAAAATTGAAATAAACAAATTAGTCAACTTACGTAACAGGATTGCTCATGGAGAAAATGGTATTATTTGAAAGAAAGTGAAGTTGTATTCAATATAATATAAATAGCCTATTGAGTATAAAATAATTCATTAAGGGTAGTACTAATTAAGATATTTAGTATTTTAGAAATAATTTATTAATTATACATTTTATAAAAAAGAAATTATTATTTTGTTTGTAAACATTATATAATGGCGGAATTAAAGAATATGATAGAAAAAATAGAGCACCGCCGCAGCGCTGCCCTTACAAAAACATCTGCATGTTTTTTGATTCTAATAATATTATATGACTGCACTATAAAAATGTCAATCTATTTCACAAATTAATAATTCCCAATATTACTTGAAAAAATGATCA
This region includes:
- a CDS encoding site-specific integrase; the encoded protein is MYKYMEDATKVINQYLDTVSNKDSKTFYKTRIMKFFNDYMNLEGNQNKPLKAITFSEIDSFIKNLKSDNLNYYRACKGFFTYTYNSDITKEVMKGVEIPANREKDGIVYIDNKDILKFVKYTKDKSQPIIERLLIGFFIYTGLSRQYIENLTNHQINTCNSQFTLHFDTGEDGEVFIPLKQSLVDLINEYIQSQTKVMKRYDRIFSNYSRNYISTKVSDLSKKIVGRKYTPTDFSSTFIRNAILDGNDIYTVKRIVLESIGTIEKHIPEQYDVFEEQKKLLNTLYDFDK
- a CDS encoding MAE_28990/MAE_18760 family HEPN-like nuclease, with product MNRVVEEIIACRNWRVRELELLKKLKVTTLYSLDERTNEQYLKMCIPYIYAHWEGFIVESFRLVIDYINAKEIKENEIINELYVFSNQTVFKKLSGKQSFEQCCEFSEKVINNLNKPVYIDINLLSTKSNLKFEQLCDIFSWFKLDITECKQLQN